One Baekduia alba genomic window, GATCGACGACATCACCACGAAGTCGATCGAGGAGATCCTCCAGACCCCGGACGTCGCCGAGCGCGTCGAGCTCTACCGCCAGCACGCCGACGCCGCGATCGACCAGGTCGCCCGCTGCGGCACGCAGCACGGCAACCTCGTCGTCCTCGACTTCCGCGACGAGGACGTCATCTTCGCGACCAACCGCTTCACGGTCTACGCGCTGTGGCCCCAGTGCAACATCTCGATCCACATCCTGTGGGGCCTGCGCCAGCAGAACACGGTCTTCGCCACGGGCAAGTCGATCCTCGACCGCTCCTCGCGGACCGACATCGGCGAGCTGATGCTCTCCTACGGCGGCGGCGGCCACTCCGCGGCCGGCACCTGCCAGGTCGCCAACGAGGACGCCGTCCGCGTCCTCGGCGAGCTGATCGCCACGATCAACGCCGACGGCTAGGTCGTTCCTGACTAAAGTCCGAGGGCGGCATGGCCGTCCGTCCGGTCCACGAGCAGGACATCGACACGCTGGCGGGTGCGCTGACCCGCGCGTTCCACGACGATCCGGTCACGCGGTGGGTCTACGCGGGCGAGCCGAAGCGGCCGCAGTGGTCGGGGCGGTTCTTCGCCTGGCAGCTGGAGCGGCTGATGCCGCAGGACGTGTCGTGGACGACCGACGACGGCGCGGGCGGCGCGGCGCTGTGGGCGCTGCCCAACCGCTGGCGCGAGTCGGGACGGGAGACGCTGTCGCTGCTGCGCCTCACGCTGCCCGGCGTGCTCCCGCGCCTGCCGCGGGTCATGCGCGGCCTCGGCCAGGTCGAGCTGCGCCATCCCTCCGAGCGCCACCTCTACCTCGCGGTGCTCGGCGTCGACCCGGAGCGCCAGGGCCAGGGCGTCGGCTCACAGCTCATCCGGCCCGGCCTGGACCTCTGCGACCGCGAGCGCCTGCCCGCCTACCTGGAGACCGGCAAGGAGGCCAACGTCGCCTTCTACGGCCGCCACGGCTTCGCCGTCGTCGACCGCATCGACCTGCCCAAGGGGCCGCCGGTGTGGTTCCTGTGGCGTGAGCCGACCTC contains:
- a CDS encoding GNAT family N-acetyltransferase → MAVRPVHEQDIDTLAGALTRAFHDDPVTRWVYAGEPKRPQWSGRFFAWQLERLMPQDVSWTTDDGAGGAALWALPNRWRESGRETLSLLRLTLPGVLPRLPRVMRGLGQVELRHPSERHLYLAVLGVDPERQGQGVGSQLIRPGLDLCDRERLPAYLETGKEANVAFYGRHGFAVVDRIDLPKGPPVWFLWREPTS